In the Bacillus sp. HSf4 genome, TCTTTCGCAACTTCTGAACGGTTCAGTCTCTTTTCAGCCGCTTTTTTCAATCGATCTCCCCCAATTCCGATTATTTCGTGTTTCTAATTAATTATATAAAAGACAGAGGCTGAATGAAACAAAATAAAAACGACGATTTCTGATGAAACCGCCGTTTTATTGCTTCACTTGCGTTCACTCATGCTTCGCATCACAAGGCTCACGATAAAGATCAGGATGATCGCCCCAACCAGAGCGGGGATGATATTAAATCCGCCAATCATCGGCCCCCAGTTTCCTAAGATCAGTGATCCCAGCCATGAACCGACAAATCCGGCGATGATGTTGCCGATGATTCCTCCAGGTACATCCCGTCTGATAATAAGGCCCGCAAGCCAGCCGAGAATCCCTCCGATGATTAAAGACCAAATCAGTCCAAACACAGATATTGCCTCCTTGATATTTTCCGTCTTTCCCTTAGCTTTTGACATTCATGAGGAACTATACCACTGTTTTTTCTCAATGAAACCATTCTCAGAAATCAAACGTATGACATACCAACACCAAGAAAAGGCATACAACTCATAAAAGAAGAGAGAGGAGTTTGGCATGAGACACCCCCTGAAAGAGTTGAAAGGTTTTCGCGAGTTTGCAGAAGAAGAAATGAAGCGGTGGAAAGTGCCCGGCGCTGCGGTTGGCATCATTAAAGACGATGAGATCATCATGGCGGAAGGGTTCGGCTATAAAGACAAAGAAAGGAATTTAAAAGTGAATCCGGAGACCGTGTTTGCCATCGGTTCGGGGACTAAGGCTTTTACAACAGCAGCGATGGCGATTCTGGCTGATGAAGGAAAGCTGGAATGGGATAAGCCTGTCAGGGAATACCTGCCGGAGTTTCACATGCATGATCCTGTAGCGACTGAACGGATGACCCCAAGGGATTTGACATGCCACCGTTCCGGACTTCCCCGGCATGATATGATGTGGTACAACTCCCCTTTTTCAAGGGAGGAGCTCCTCAGGCGCATTCGCTATTTGGAGCCGAACAAGG is a window encoding:
- a CDS encoding GlsB/YeaQ/YmgE family stress response membrane protein — protein: MFGLIWSLIIGGILGWLAGLIIRRDVPGGIIGNIIAGFVGSWLGSLILGNWGPMIGGFNIIPALVGAIILIFIVSLVMRSMSERK